GCGCGGCCCGTTCTTCAGGGGTCAGGGCCTTGAAGTCGCCGTTCTTGAACACGCTGCCGACCACCTTTCTTTTCTGGTTCAAGGCAATGATCGGGATCTGGTGGCGCCGGGCAAAGTTGATGATTTCCCGGTAGAGCCGGTAGTCGAATCGCCACATGTCAAAGTAATTCGATTTTTTCAAGAATTCCCTTTCCTCGATCTTCAGGGCCAGATAGTCGTCCAGGACCTGTTGGGTGGAGCGGTCGAACATCTCCATCCCAATGGCCAGGGCGGGGTCGCGGGCAAACAGGGCCCGGATGATCCGGAGCTGCAGCTGGTGGTCCTGGTAGCTGGTGTGGTTTTCTCCCACATAGATCACCCGTTTGCCGGCCAGCTGGTCGATGATCGCGGAAAAGTCCAGGGCCCGGCTGGTCTTGATTCCAGCCGGCGGCGGGGCCACCGGGTAGCGCAGCCCATGTTCGGCCGCAATCTGTTTTTTTGTCCGGAGCCGGCCGCGGTCAAAGTGGAGAAAGCTGTACTTGCCGTAATGGCGGAGCTTGGCCAGGGCCAGGGCGGTCTCCTGCCTGGAAGCGGTTGACACCAGTATTGCCACCTGCCCGGGATTGAGCGGGTGGGGCCGGACGTCCAGGGTGAACCCCCCGGGCGGATGCATGGCCCGGGCAAAGAGCGAGCGGCTGGTCCTGCCCTGGCCCAGGAAGAGCACCGCGTTGCTGGCCAGTTCCTTGGCTGCGGTATCACTGTCAGCCTCGTTGATGATCGTGCAGCCGGTTTGTTGCAGATATTCGACCAGCGGGCCGAAACGGTCCGCATCGGTGTCTGCCGCGATTATCGCGATTTTGTTCTCAGCGCCGTCGAACCGGGACCAGCTGGGCGCAAGCTCGGCCGGCCCCTGGCTGCGGAGGATGTCCGCGTCGGGATCAAGGATCAGTTCCGCTGGAACCGCCTTGACCGGCAAAGATACCGGGGTCTCTTTGCCGGTCAGGGTCAGTTCTCTCCTGATATCGCCCTGGGGGGTGCGGATAACCAGCGGCACGGTCAGGTCATAGGGGGCGGCGGTCCCCTGGACCACCACAAAGCTGAGTATCGGCTGCCCCTTTTTTTCCTGGACCGTGATTTTATCGAGGTAAAGCTCCGGGATATCGGTCCGGGTCAGCCACTGTTCGAAAAGTTCCTTGAGATCGGTCTTGCCGGTCTTTTCAAAACTGGCGCGCAGGTCGGCCCAGCCGGCCGGCCGGTGCCGCATCCGGGTATAAAAATCGCGCAGGCCCGCATTAAAGGCCTGCGCGCCCAGCTTGTTTCTCAACAGGTGGAAGAAGAGCGCTCCCTTGCCATAGCCCACGGCCCGGATCTGTTCCCGGTTGCCGGCGCGGTCGTCGGCGCCGTGGAACCCGGCCAGGGTTATTGTATTGTCCGAATGGACATAGCTGCAGTATTTCAGTATCTGGTCCCGGCGGTAGCCCCGGTCCTCGCCCCGGTCCGCGGCCAGGGCATGGTCGGCAAGATAGGTGGTAAGCCCCTCGGCCCAGTTTCCGGAACCGTCCGCCACCCGGACGGAGTTGCCCAGCCAGGCGTGCAGTATCTCGTGGCCCAGCGAGGTCCTGACGATAAAGGGCAGCCGCACCACTGCCTGGCCGAGCAGGGTGAAGGTGGGCATGGCATAGCCGGTGGGCAGCCGGTTCTCGACAATGGCGAACCGCTTATAGGGATAGGGGCCGAGCAGTTTCTCGTACCTGGTCAGATATTTTTTCGCCTGGTCCCGGTAGCCCTTGGCCAGTTCCCGGTCTTCTTCAAAAAAATAACTGGCCAGGACAACGCCGCTGTCAAGGGTTTCCTCCTCCACCCGGTACGGGCCGGCCACCAGGTTGATCGAGTCAAGGGGATAGGGGAAATCAAATTGTACCTGCCGGAGACCCGGCGCCGGACCGGGCCCAATAACAATGGTCCTGGTCTCGGATATGGCCGAGAACCTGTCCGGGATAATAACCGTGAGCCGGAACAGCATCTCTTCCTCGGCCAGGGGCAGCCAGTGGCCGGTCAGACTGATCCCCTGCTCGCTGATCAGTTC
This DNA window, taken from Desulfobacterales bacterium, encodes the following:
- a CDS encoding ChaN family lipoprotein; protein product: MLFRLTVIIPDRFSAISETRTIVIGPGPAPGLRQVQFDFPYPLDSINLVAGPYRVEEETLDSGVVLASYFFEEDRELAKGYRDQAKKYLTRYEKLLGPYPYKRFAIVENRLPTGYAMPTFTLLGQAVVRLPFIVRTSLGHEILHAWLGNSVRVADGSGNWAEGLTTYLADHALAADRGEDRGYRRDQILKYCSYVHSDNTITLAGFHGADDRAGNREQIRAVGYGKGALFFHLLRNKLGAQAFNAGLRDFYTRMRHRPAGWADLRASFEKTGKTDLKELFEQWLTRTDIPELYLDKITVQEKKGQPILSFVVVQGTAAPYDLTVPLVIRTPQGDIRRELTLTGKETPVSLPVKAVPAELILDPDADILRSQGPAELAPSWSRFDGAENKIAIIAADTDADRFGPLVEYLQQTGCTIINEADSDTAAKELASNAVLFLGQGRTSRSLFARAMHPPGGFTLDVRPHPLNPGQVAILVSTASRQETALALAKLRHYGKYSFLHFDRGRLRTKKQIAAEHGLRYPVAPPPAGIKTSRALDFSAIIDQLAGKRVIYVGENHTSYQDHQLQLRIIRALFARDPALAIGMEMFDRSTQQVLDDYLALKIEEREFLKKSNYFDMWRFDYRLYREIINFARRHQIPIIALNQKRKVVGSVFKNGDFKALTPEERAALPADRDLSLPGYRDRLIPFFKMHSGADDSGRFNGFIQAQALWDETMAEAAARYLSSHPDNRMVVIAGQGHVDKKSGIPPRLARRLDVAQAVVVNNDGREIDPATADYHFFSPPASLKPLPLIGVQLSEEPDRAGAVVTDLSPHGQAGKTGIRKNDLIIAIDDEPVTAVEDVKIIMLYKEDSESVRVRVRRTHALLPDETLEYTVPLKKATSPH